In the Candidatus Bathyarchaeota archaeon genome, TGAGAATATGACACGTATCATCTTTCAAGCAGGCTTAAGTTGGAAGATGATTAACAAAAAATGGCAAAACTTCAAGAAGGCGTTTGAAAACTTTTCTATCTCGAAGGTTGCGGAGTTCGACGATAGCGATTTGGCGCGGCTTATGACCGATAAAGGCATAGTGCGAAATAGACGCAAGATTGAGGCTACAATAAAAAACGCAAAGGAATTCCAAAAAATAAAGGAGCGGGAGTCATTCCAGTCATACCTTGATAGTCTTGATAAGTCACAAAACTATGTCTCTGTAATTAAAGAACTCTCTAACAGATTTCAACGTTTGGGACCTTCTTCAGCTCGTATCTTTCTCTACAGTGTTGGAGAGAATGCAAGGCATCCAGAAGAATAAGGAACACTTCTGCCAATAAGCACTTTGCACATTTGCAACAAAAATTATATTCACTCGTTAGTTTGAGTAAAGGCGACGATGAGTTTAGATGTCGAAGGAAAAATTGATAAAGGGAATTAACGCTGAAGTGGCGGCTTGTGTTAAATGCAGGCTATGGAATCAACGTAGACATGCAGTTCCAGGCGATGGAAACATTAAGGCAGAAATAATGTTTATCGGCGAAGCTCCTGGAAGACAAGAAGACTTGAGAGGGCTACCTTTCGTAGGAGCTGCAGGAAAAATCTTCGAT is a window encoding:
- a CDS encoding DNA-3-methyladenine glycosylase I; the encoded protein is MEESSWCPSSWVYREKRPQSDDVYFENMTRIIFQAGLSWKMINKKWQNFKKAFENFSISKVAEFDDSDLARLMTDKGIVRNRRKIEATIKNAKEFQKIKERESFQSYLDSLDKSQNYVSVIKELSNRFQRLGPSSARIFLYSVGENARHPEE